A single window of Streptomyces sudanensis DNA harbors:
- the rbfA gene encoding 30S ribosome-binding factor RbfA — protein MADNARARKLADRIQVVVAETLDRRIKDPRLGFVTVTDARVTGDLREATVFYTVYGDEEERAASAAALESAKGILRSEVGRQTGVRFTPTLTFVPDALPDNARTIEDLLDKARAKDAEVREVSTGKTYAGEADPYRRPGDEDADADEAEADDEDGSGTR, from the coding sequence GTGGCCGACAACGCGCGGGCCCGCAAGCTGGCCGATCGCATCCAGGTCGTGGTCGCGGAGACCCTGGACCGGCGAATCAAGGATCCGCGGCTGGGGTTCGTGACCGTCACGGACGCCCGCGTCACCGGCGACCTGCGGGAGGCCACGGTCTTCTACACGGTCTACGGCGACGAGGAGGAGCGCGCCGCGTCCGCGGCCGCGCTGGAGTCCGCCAAGGGCATCCTGCGCTCCGAGGTCGGCAGGCAGACCGGCGTCCGCTTCACGCCGACGCTGACGTTCGTCCCGGACGCCCTCCCCGACAACGCCCGCACCATCGAGGACCTCCTCGACAAGGCGCGGGCCAAGGACGCCGAGGTGCGCGAGGTGTCCACCGGCAAGACGTACGCGGGCGAAGCCGACCCGTACCGCAGGCCGGGCGACGAGGACGCCGACGCCGACGAGGCCGAGGCGGACGACGAGGACGGCTCCGGCACCCGATGA
- a CDS encoding bifunctional riboflavin kinase/FAD synthetase has translation MQRWRGLEEIPQDWGRSVVTIGSYDGVHRGHQLIIGRAVERARELGLPTVVVTFDPHPSEVVRPGSHPPLLAPHHRRAELMAELGVDAVLVLPFTTGFSKLSPADFVVKVLVDRLHARLVVEGPNFRFGHRAAGNVGYLAELGAVYDYEVEVVDLYVTGEAGGGAPFSSTLTRRLVGEGDVAGAAEILGRPHRVEGVVVRGARRGRELGYPTANVETLPHTAVPADGVYAGWLTANGERMPAAVSVGTNPQFDGTERTVEAYAIDRVGLDLYGLHVAVDFLARVRAQKKFESIEALLEAIADDVERCRELTAEYDAR, from the coding sequence GTGCAGCGCTGGCGAGGCTTGGAGGAGATCCCCCAGGACTGGGGGCGCAGCGTCGTCACCATCGGTTCCTACGACGGCGTCCACCGCGGCCACCAGCTGATCATCGGCCGGGCCGTGGAACGCGCCCGGGAACTGGGCCTCCCCACCGTCGTCGTCACCTTCGACCCGCACCCCTCCGAGGTGGTCCGCCCCGGCAGCCACCCGCCGCTGCTCGCCCCGCACCACCGGCGGGCGGAGCTGATGGCGGAGCTGGGCGTCGACGCGGTGCTGGTCCTGCCGTTCACGACCGGGTTCTCGAAGCTGTCGCCCGCCGACTTCGTCGTGAAGGTCCTCGTCGACAGGCTCCACGCGCGCCTGGTCGTCGAGGGCCCCAACTTCCGCTTCGGCCACCGCGCCGCCGGCAACGTCGGCTACCTGGCCGAGCTGGGCGCCGTGTACGACTACGAGGTCGAGGTCGTCGACCTGTACGTGACCGGCGAGGCGGGCGGCGGGGCCCCGTTCTCCTCGACGCTGACCCGGCGTCTGGTCGGCGAGGGCGATGTCGCGGGCGCCGCCGAGATCCTGGGCCGCCCGCACCGCGTCGAGGGCGTCGTCGTCCGCGGTGCCCGGCGCGGCCGTGAACTGGGCTACCCGACGGCGAACGTGGAGACCCTGCCGCACACGGCCGTCCCCGCCGACGGCGTCTACGCCGGCTGGCTCACCGCGAACGGCGAGCGGATGCCGGCGGCGGTCTCCGTCGGCACCAACCCGCAGTTCGACGGCACGGAGCGCACCGTCGAGGCGTACGCCATCGACCGCGTCGGCCTGGACCTGTACGGCCTGCACGTGGCCGTCGACTTCCTCGCCCGCGTACGGGCCCAGAAGAAGTTCGAGTCGATCGAGGCGCTGCTGGAGGCCATCGCGGACGACGTGGAGCGCTGCCGCGAACTGACCGCGGAGTACGACGCGCGCTAG
- the infB gene encoding translation initiation factor IF-2: protein FLLCMVWRPPIVTRREASAGSDVYKGQAPGGGGGFGGGRPGFGGRPGGPGGRGGTQGAFGRPGGPARRGRKSKRQRRQEYEAMQAPSVGGVMLPRGNGETVRLSRGASLTDFAEKINANPASLVAVMMNLGEMVTATQSVSDETLQLLGDEMNYTVQIVSPEEEDRELLESFDLEWGENEGGEEYLAPRPPVVTVMGHVDHGKTRLLDAIRKTNVVAGEAGGITQHIGAYQVATQVNDEERKITFIDTPGHEAFTAMRARGAKSTDIAILVVAANDGVMPQTVEALNHAKAADVPIVVAVNKIDVEGADPVKVCGQLTEYGLVAEEYGGDTMFVDISAKQGLHIDSLLEAVILTADASLDLRANPEQDAQGIAIESHLDRGRGAVATVLVQRGTLRVGDTMVVGDAYGRVRAMLDDKGNNVEEAGPSTPVLVLGLTNVPGAGDNFLVVDEDRTARQIAEKRAARERNAAFAKRVRRVSLEDLDKVLKAGQIQELNLIIKGDASGSVEALESSLLQLDVGEEVDIRVLHRGVGAVTESDIDLAMGSDAIVIGFNVRAAGRAAQMAEREGVDVRYYSVIYQAIEEIEAALKGMLKPEYEEVELGTAEIREVFRSSKLGNIAGVLIRSGVVKRNTKARLLRDGKVVAENLNIEGLRRFKDDVTEIREGFEGGINLGNFNDIKVDDVIATYEMREKPRG from the coding sequence TTTTTTTGTTGTGCATGGTGTGGCGACCACCGATAGTTACACGTAGGGAGGCGTCGGCGGGGTCAGATGTGTATAAGGGTCAGGCCCCGGGCGGTGGCGGCGGCTTCGGCGGCGGGCGTCCCGGCTTCGGCGGCCGTCCCGGCGGCCCCGGCGGCCGTGGCGGCACGCAGGGCGCGTTCGGCCGTCCGGGCGGTCCCGCCCGTCGCGGCCGCAAGTCGAAGCGGCAGAGGCGCCAGGAGTACGAGGCCATGCAGGCCCCGTCCGTGGGCGGCGTGATGCTGCCCCGCGGCAACGGCGAGACCGTTCGCCTGTCGCGCGGCGCGTCCCTCACCGACTTCGCGGAGAAGATCAACGCCAACCCGGCGTCGCTCGTCGCGGTGATGATGAACCTCGGCGAGATGGTCACCGCCACGCAGTCCGTCTCCGACGAGACGCTGCAGCTCCTCGGCGACGAGATGAACTACACCGTTCAGATCGTCTCCCCGGAGGAGGAGGACCGCGAGCTGCTCGAGTCCTTCGACCTCGAGTGGGGCGAGAACGAGGGCGGCGAGGAGTACCTCGCCCCGCGTCCGCCGGTCGTGACCGTCATGGGTCACGTCGACCACGGCAAGACCCGCCTGCTCGACGCGATCCGCAAGACGAACGTCGTCGCGGGCGAGGCCGGCGGCATCACCCAGCACATCGGCGCCTACCAGGTGGCGACCCAGGTCAACGACGAAGAGCGCAAGATCACCTTCATCGACACCCCGGGTCACGAGGCGTTCACCGCCATGCGTGCGCGCGGTGCCAAGTCCACCGACATCGCGATCCTCGTGGTGGCGGCGAACGACGGTGTGATGCCCCAGACGGTCGAGGCGCTGAACCACGCCAAGGCGGCCGACGTGCCGATCGTGGTCGCGGTCAACAAGATCGACGTCGAGGGCGCCGACCCGGTCAAGGTGTGCGGTCAGCTGACCGAGTACGGCCTGGTGGCCGAGGAGTACGGCGGCGACACGATGTTCGTCGACATCTCCGCCAAGCAGGGGCTGCACATCGACTCCCTGCTGGAGGCCGTCATCCTCACGGCGGACGCCTCGCTCGACCTGCGGGCCAACCCGGAGCAGGACGCGCAGGGCATCGCGATCGAGTCGCACCTCGACCGCGGCCGCGGCGCCGTGGCGACCGTCCTGGTCCAGCGCGGCACGCTGCGGGTCGGCGACACGATGGTGGTCGGCGACGCGTACGGCCGCGTCCGGGCGATGCTCGACGACAAGGGCAACAACGTCGAGGAAGCGGGTCCGTCGACCCCCGTCCTGGTCCTGGGCCTCACCAACGTCCCGGGCGCCGGCGACAACTTCCTTGTCGTCGACGAGGACCGCACGGCCCGTCAGATCGCCGAGAAGCGCGCCGCGCGGGAGCGCAACGCCGCCTTCGCCAAGCGCGTCCGCCGGGTCTCCCTGGAGGACCTCGACAAGGTCCTCAAGGCCGGTCAGATCCAAGAACTCAACCTCATCATCAAGGGCGACGCGTCCGGTTCGGTCGAGGCCCTCGAGTCCTCGCTGCTCCAGCTCGACGTCGGCGAGGAGGTCGACATCCGGGTCCTGCACCGCGGCGTGGGTGCGGTCACCGAGTCCGACATCGACCTGGCGATGGGCTCCGACGCCATCGTCATCGGCTTCAACGTCCGCGCGGCCGGCCGTGCCGCGCAGATGGCGGAGCGCGAGGGCGTCGACGTCCGCTACTACTCGGTGATCTACCAGGCCATCGAGGAGATCGAGGCGGCCCTCAAGGGCATGCTCAAGCCGGAGTACGAAGAGGTCGAGCTCGGCACGGCGGAGATCCGCGAGGTCTTCCGCTCGTCCAAGCTGGGCAACATCGCCGGTGTCCTCATCCGGTCCGGCGTGGTCAAGCGCAACACCAAGGCGCGCCTCCTGCGCGACGGCAAGGTCGTCGCGGAGAACCTCAACATCGAGGGCCTGCGTCGCTTCAAGGACGACGTCACCGAGATCCGCGAAGGCTTCGAGGGCGGTATCAACCTCGGCAACTTCAACGACATCAAGGTCGACGACGTCATCGCGACGTACGAGATGCGCGAGAAGCCGCGCGGCTGA
- a CDS encoding DUF503 domain-containing protein, producing MYVGTLSFDLLLGDVRSLKEKRSVVRPIVAELQRKFAVSAAETGNQNLHRRAEIGVAVVSGEIGHLTGVLDRCERLVAARPEVELLSVRRRLHTDEE from the coding sequence ATGTACGTGGGGACGCTGTCCTTCGACCTGCTCCTCGGCGACGTACGGTCGCTGAAGGAGAAACGCTCCGTCGTCCGGCCGATCGTCGCCGAACTCCAGCGGAAGTTCGCGGTGAGTGCGGCGGAGACCGGCAACCAGAACCTCCACCGCAGGGCCGAGATCGGCGTGGCGGTGGTCTCCGGGGAGATCGGACATCTCACAGGGGTACTGGACCGGTGTGAGCGCCTCGTCGCCGCCCGGCCCGAGGTGGAGCTGCTGTCCGTACGGCGGCGCCTGCACACCGACGAAGAGTGA
- the truB gene encoding tRNA pseudouridine(55) synthase TruB, giving the protein MSNAERALPADAGRAPEDGLVIVDKPSGFTSHDVVAKMRGIARTRRVGHAGTLDPMATGVLVLGVEKATKLLGHLALTEKEYLGTVRLGQNTVTDDAEGEVTSSSDASRVTREAVDAAVAELTGDIMQVPSKVSAIKIGGKRSYARVRGGEEFDIPARPVTVSQFTVYDMRDAVAEDGTPVVDLVVSVVCSSGTYVRALARDVGAALGVGGHLTALRRTRVGPYRLDAARTLDQLQERLTVMPLAEAAAAAFPRWDVDERRAKLLLNGVRIDMPPHGPGPVAVFDPRGRLLALVEERGGKAKSVAVFG; this is encoded by the coding sequence ATGAGCAACGCGGAACGCGCCCTCCCGGCCGACGCCGGGAGGGCCCCCGAGGACGGCCTCGTCATCGTCGACAAGCCGTCCGGGTTCACCTCCCACGACGTGGTGGCCAAGATGCGCGGCATCGCCCGCACCCGCCGCGTCGGCCACGCCGGCACGCTCGACCCGATGGCCACCGGCGTCCTCGTCCTGGGCGTCGAGAAGGCCACCAAGCTCCTCGGCCACCTCGCGCTGACGGAGAAGGAGTACCTGGGAACCGTCCGGCTCGGCCAGAACACCGTCACGGACGACGCCGAGGGCGAGGTCACCTCCTCGTCCGACGCGTCCCGCGTGACCCGCGAGGCCGTCGACGCGGCGGTGGCCGAGCTGACCGGCGACATCATGCAGGTGCCGTCGAAGGTGAGCGCCATCAAGATCGGCGGGAAGCGGTCCTACGCGCGGGTGCGGGGCGGCGAGGAGTTCGACATCCCGGCCCGCCCGGTGACGGTCTCCCAGTTCACCGTGTACGACATGCGCGACGCCGTCGCCGAGGACGGCACGCCCGTCGTCGACCTGGTCGTCTCCGTGGTCTGCTCCTCCGGCACGTACGTCCGGGCCCTCGCCCGCGACGTGGGTGCCGCCCTCGGCGTCGGCGGGCACCTCACCGCGCTGCGCCGCACCCGCGTCGGCCCCTACCGGCTGGACGCCGCGCGCACCCTGGACCAGCTCCAGGAGCGGCTCACCGTCATGCCCCTCGCCGAGGCCGCCGCCGCCGCGTTCCCGCGCTGGGACGTCGACGAGCGGCGCGCGAAGCTGCTCCTCAACGGCGTCCGCATCGACATGCCGCCCCACGGGCCGGGCCCCGTCGCCGTCTTCGACCCGCGGGGGCGCCTGCTGGCCCTGGTGGAGGAGCGCGGGGGGAAGGCGAAGAGCGTCGCCGTCTTCGGCTGA
- a CDS encoding trypsin-like peptidase domain-containing protein: MGRQDRAALVRICDREGRTRGSGFVADHLGTVVTGHETVDGLEHVVVLAPDGRECAVTADAVTALPADALALVRTDGLGVRPLAIADRPAPPAGTYVHVHAHGRREARVLGTVRAARTGSDGRHHPVDGVLELAIGTEGREALEHDGGAAGGPVLDAATGTVLAVLTGALRTGHPAAGLAVPLAGAAARTPGGPLAALLRRNAATVPAHGAALNLAGALRLTGLTHPALHPARTVERPAVAHRLDLFA; this comes from the coding sequence ATGGGACGACAGGACCGGGCGGCACTGGTGCGCATCTGTGATCGGGAGGGCCGGACGAGAGGCTCCGGCTTCGTCGCCGACCACCTCGGCACGGTCGTCACCGGCCACGAGACCGTCGACGGCCTGGAGCACGTCGTCGTCCTGGCGCCCGACGGCCGCGAGTGCGCGGTGACCGCCGACGCCGTCACCGCCCTGCCCGCCGACGCCCTCGCCCTGGTCCGCACCGACGGGCTCGGCGTCCGTCCCCTCGCCATCGCCGACCGCCCCGCGCCCCCGGCGGGCACCTACGTCCACGTCCACGCCCACGGCCGGCGCGAGGCACGCGTCCTCGGCACCGTCCGGGCCGCCCGCACCGGGAGCGACGGCCGCCACCACCCCGTCGACGGGGTCCTCGAACTCGCCATCGGCACCGAGGGCCGCGAAGCGCTGGAGCACGACGGCGGGGCCGCGGGCGGACCGGTCCTGGACGCCGCGACCGGCACGGTCCTCGCCGTCCTCACGGGGGCGCTCCGCACCGGCCATCCCGCCGCCGGGCTCGCCGTGCCCCTCGCCGGCGCCGCCGCCCGCACCCCCGGCGGCCCCCTCGCCGCCCTGCTGCGCCGCAACGCCGCCACCGTCCCGGCCCACGGCGCCGCCCTGAACCTCGCGGGAGCCCTGCGGCTCACCGGACTCACCCACCCCGCCCTCCATCCGGCCCGGACCGTCGAGAGGCCCGCCGTCGCCCACCGCCTCGACCTGTTCGC
- a CDS encoding DUF397 domain-containing protein gives MGSAQEKDELYALDISGVEWHGAPGTSPDEERVEIAYLPGGAVAMRSSLDPDTVLRYTEAEWRAFVLGARDGEFDLK, from the coding sequence ATGGGCAGCGCACAGGAGAAGGACGAGCTGTACGCCCTCGACATCTCCGGGGTGGAGTGGCACGGCGCCCCGGGCACCAGTCCCGACGAGGAGCGCGTCGAGATCGCCTACCTGCCCGGCGGCGCGGTCGCCATGCGGTCCTCGCTGGATCCGGACACGGTCCTCCGCTACACGGAGGCGGAGTGGCGGGCGTTCGTACTGGGCGCGCGCGACGGGGAGTTCGACCTGAAGTGA